A single region of the Acidobacteriota bacterium genome encodes:
- a CDS encoding SDR family oxidoreductase has translation MELGLEGKVAIVTGGSDGMGLATARRLVNEGARVAICARRAENLERAADQLRAAGGGDVLAQAADVTSGSDVDRFIDAVTAEFGGVDILINNAGASAAQGLEALGDDAWMADIQLKVMGAVRFCRGVVPSMRERGGGAIVNATIGGGKAAPARALPTSVTRAAGINLTKSLANELAADNIRVNTICIGLIKSEQWVRRAEGQGADVESIYEAMGKRVPLGRVGEAEEYADLIAFLVSERGAYITGTAINLDGGLCPVV, from the coding sequence CTGGAACTTGGTCTTGAAGGCAAGGTGGCGATCGTCACCGGCGGCAGCGATGGAATGGGTCTCGCGACGGCGCGCCGACTCGTGAACGAGGGGGCCCGCGTCGCGATCTGCGCGCGCCGTGCGGAGAACCTGGAGCGGGCCGCCGACCAGTTGCGCGCGGCCGGCGGCGGCGACGTGCTCGCCCAGGCCGCCGACGTCACGTCCGGCAGCGACGTCGACCGTTTCATCGACGCGGTGACGGCCGAGTTCGGCGGCGTCGACATTCTGATCAACAACGCCGGCGCGTCGGCCGCCCAGGGACTCGAAGCGCTGGGCGACGACGCCTGGATGGCGGACATCCAGCTCAAGGTGATGGGCGCGGTGCGGTTCTGCCGGGGCGTCGTGCCGTCGATGCGCGAGCGCGGCGGCGGCGCGATCGTCAACGCGACGATCGGCGGCGGCAAGGCGGCGCCGGCGCGGGCGCTGCCGACCAGCGTCACCCGCGCCGCCGGCATCAACCTGACCAAGTCCCTCGCCAACGAGCTGGCCGCCGACAACATCCGCGTCAACACGATCTGCATCGGCCTGATCAAGAGCGAGCAGTGGGTGCGCCGGGCGGAGGGCCAGGGCGCCGACGTCGAGTCGATCTACGAGGCGATGGGCAAGCGGGTTCCGCTGGGGCGCGTCGGCGAGGCGGAGGAGTACGCGGACCTGATCGCGTTCCTGGTCTCGGAGCGCGGCGCCTACATCACTGGAACGGCCATCAACCTGGACGGCGGGCTCTGTCCCGTCGTTTGA
- a CDS encoding mandelate racemase/muconate lactonizing enzyme family protein, with product MITRRGFLSSAGIAAASMSAGLTAARQATAALVQHSEASNMKITELETILIDNIDPPIGHRKWLFIQLKTDEGLIGLGERVSGGATNLKPQIELLNDLFDRFVVGQSPFDVEKILQRMKTTLHDYSHPGLYGVPAFSAIEMACWDLIGKATNQPVYNLLGGRYHDKLRAYAYLNSSGIWESPALAGERARELVDRGITCCKLDPFSPITGPPRDYSLKTIRHVATIFRAMRDAVGDELEIGIGTHGQFSTAVALRVADILEEFDPFFFEEPVPPENVDEMARVAAHTSIPIATGERLVNMFEFAEVLEKQAAQIIQLDVGQCGGLLVAKKIAGMAETRYAMIAPHMYCGPVAASAAIQLDTCSPNFLIQEFNTNALHSDIFVEPIKFENGFIEPPTGPGLGVELDMAVVERHRAA from the coding sequence ATGATCACCAGACGCGGCTTCCTTTCCAGCGCCGGAATCGCGGCGGCCAGCATGAGCGCCGGCCTGACCGCGGCGCGGCAGGCGACCGCGGCGTTGGTTCAACACTCCGAGGCGTCGAACATGAAGATCACCGAACTCGAGACGATCCTGATCGACAACATCGACCCGCCGATCGGGCACCGGAAGTGGCTGTTCATTCAGCTCAAGACGGACGAAGGCCTGATCGGTCTGGGTGAGCGGGTCTCCGGCGGCGCGACGAACCTGAAGCCGCAGATCGAGCTGCTGAACGACCTCTTCGACCGCTTCGTGGTCGGCCAGAGCCCGTTCGACGTCGAGAAGATCTTGCAACGGATGAAGACCACGCTCCACGACTACAGCCACCCCGGGCTGTATGGCGTGCCCGCGTTCTCCGCGATCGAGATGGCGTGCTGGGACCTGATCGGCAAGGCGACGAACCAGCCGGTCTACAACCTCCTCGGCGGCAGGTACCACGACAAGCTCCGCGCCTACGCGTACCTGAACAGCTCCGGCATCTGGGAGAGCCCGGCCCTGGCCGGCGAACGGGCGCGGGAACTGGTGGACCGCGGCATCACCTGCTGCAAGCTCGACCCGTTCTCGCCGATCACCGGTCCGCCGCGGGACTACTCCCTGAAGACGATCCGCCACGTGGCGACGATCTTCCGCGCCATGCGGGACGCCGTCGGCGACGAACTGGAGATCGGCATCGGCACGCACGGCCAGTTCTCGACCGCGGTGGCGCTGCGGGTCGCGGACATCCTCGAGGAGTTCGATCCGTTCTTCTTCGAGGAGCCGGTGCCGCCCGAGAACGTCGACGAGATGGCCCGCGTGGCCGCCCACACCAGCATCCCGATCGCGACCGGCGAGCGACTGGTCAACATGTTCGAGTTCGCGGAGGTACTGGAGAAGCAGGCGGCCCAGATCATCCAGCTCGACGTCGGCCAGTGCGGCGGACTCCTGGTGGCGAAGAAGATCGCCGGCATGGCCGAGACTCGCTACGCGATGATCGCGCCCCACATGTACTGCGGCCCGGTCGCGGCGTCGGCGGCGATCCAGCTCGACACCTGTTCGCCGAACTTCCTGATCCAGGAGTTCAACACGAACGCCCTGCACAGCGACATCTTCGTCGAGCCGATCAAGTTCGAGAACGGCTTCATCGAACCGCCGACGGGGCCGGGTTTGGGCGTCGAGCTCGACATGGCGGTCGTCGAGAGGCATCGAGCCGCTTGA
- a CDS encoding TonB-dependent receptor, whose protein sequence is MFNHTRTRQAETVGWAVMLAVLLVAVPAAGQGPTGQVLGHVTDSEGAAVSGATVILQSQEIEDPLVLTTDADGFYNATNVRPATYQVSVEATGYAGAPVSLAVRVGSIQRVNFEMAAQADVTEEITVVSERPQIESVDSRVNKYITFEEVQSLPLPNRSFLDVLRVLPGVHGGLATGGLDNSAPNNSFSIHGARMNQNQFLIDGVANNDLSDLNYDDLATSETRAGPRASAGAGQRGSTFSTGTALQTYNLDAIQEVQVSTATFSAEYGNASGGVINIITRSGADQYNASATVQQQHDGVVEAGFTGRTADDAEQLEGQDFTIRQASLTLGGPINRGTTHFFTSYEYDDYEMGYDYNQSHVYIRAVPVELGLTANVTNRDRLTGKLTHQFSDSNDLSVSGNWVSEQAAVGHSLFRSSQEHIEHQDHANDSLGLSVRHVAAVGSDMTLESVLGHVGADRSMESDADPLRKLRLYFHEEGGVVFHLEGGIGPEVDNTLESFQWKERLSWLRGDHSLRTGVGVERFGQRTMQPAWQSWGYGFVDDFSTPPASGVYQFPTDIDVSVTNSHLFIQDDWFVSDRWTFNLGGRYDRNNLVDDQTVEARLGAAVDVGGNGRSVLRFGAGLYHDRSNLIGHTGADRPPLLFSVPIDPVTLEMDPTSAGSQPRELVVDPNLHLPEIVKWNVGYERQLGERNTISIHVFGSDSDGLFFTDFQNRRSFALDGARPDPTKGDVLLYTNTGYSEVLDVEVEFKRRFANGSLVHVSYTNQDAVGSSFFELISGNSVLNGASLGSDLGDPPAQFNGPLNTEVEHSYKLSAVGNLPWGLQLAGFLDYRSGNPFTAWDQSYMRSPGGWVTYPSTFFEGFNTRTGPDVFSADVRLAKTFTVRERHDLHVFIDVFNATDRTNVTEMRGLRTWNIGHPNGPTSNAVFPEIRRRGPQRSAQFGIRWSM, encoded by the coding sequence ATGTTCAACCACACGAGAACTCGACAAGCGGAGACGGTGGGCTGGGCCGTGATGCTGGCCGTCTTGCTAGTGGCCGTGCCGGCCGCGGGCCAGGGGCCCACCGGCCAGGTGCTCGGCCACGTGACGGACAGTGAGGGTGCCGCCGTCTCCGGAGCGACGGTCATCCTGCAGTCGCAGGAGATCGAGGATCCGCTCGTCCTCACGACCGACGCCGACGGGTTCTACAACGCGACGAACGTGCGCCCCGCGACCTACCAGGTTTCGGTGGAGGCCACCGGCTACGCCGGCGCCCCCGTATCCCTCGCGGTGCGGGTCGGCAGCATTCAGCGCGTGAACTTCGAGATGGCAGCTCAAGCCGACGTGACGGAAGAGATCACCGTCGTCTCCGAGCGACCGCAGATCGAGTCGGTCGATTCCCGCGTGAACAAGTACATCACCTTCGAGGAGGTCCAGAGCCTGCCGCTCCCGAACCGGAGCTTCCTGGACGTGCTGAGGGTCCTTCCAGGGGTCCACGGGGGCCTCGCGACCGGCGGCCTTGACAACAGTGCCCCCAACAACAGCTTCAGCATTCACGGGGCGCGCATGAACCAGAACCAGTTCCTGATCGACGGCGTGGCCAACAACGACCTGAGCGACCTGAACTACGACGACCTGGCCACGTCCGAGACCCGGGCCGGGCCCCGGGCTTCCGCAGGCGCCGGCCAGAGGGGGTCGACCTTCTCGACGGGAACGGCGCTGCAGACCTACAACCTGGACGCCATCCAGGAGGTCCAGGTGTCGACCGCGACGTTCTCGGCCGAGTACGGCAACGCGTCCGGGGGCGTGATCAACATCATCACCCGTTCCGGCGCCGACCAGTACAACGCCTCGGCGACGGTTCAACAACAGCACGACGGGGTGGTGGAAGCGGGGTTCACGGGGCGGACCGCGGACGACGCGGAACAGTTGGAGGGCCAAGACTTCACAATAAGACAGGCATCGCTGACCCTGGGCGGCCCCATCAACCGGGGCACGACCCACTTCTTCACCAGCTACGAGTACGACGACTATGAGATGGGCTACGACTACAACCAGAGCCACGTCTACATACGGGCCGTGCCGGTCGAATTGGGGTTGACCGCCAACGTGACCAACCGCGACCGCCTGACCGGCAAGCTGACCCACCAGTTCTCGGACTCGAACGACCTGAGCGTGTCGGGGAACTGGGTCAGCGAGCAGGCCGCCGTTGGGCACTCGCTCTTCCGCTCCAGCCAGGAACACATAGAGCACCAGGATCATGCCAACGACTCCCTGGGCCTGTCCGTGCGCCATGTTGCCGCCGTGGGTTCGGACATGACGCTCGAATCGGTGCTGGGCCACGTGGGGGCCGACCGGAGCATGGAGTCCGACGCGGATCCGTTGCGGAAGTTGCGTCTCTACTTCCATGAGGAAGGCGGCGTCGTGTTCCATCTTGAGGGCGGCATCGGCCCTGAAGTCGACAACACGCTGGAGAGCTTCCAGTGGAAGGAACGCCTGTCCTGGCTCCGGGGCGATCATTCCCTGCGTACCGGGGTCGGCGTGGAGCGCTTCGGTCAGCGAACCATGCAGCCGGCGTGGCAAAGCTGGGGCTATGGGTTTGTCGACGACTTCTCAACCCCTCCGGCCAGTGGCGTATACCAGTTTCCGACCGACATCGACGTCTCGGTCACGAACTCCCACCTCTTCATCCAGGACGACTGGTTCGTGAGCGACCGTTGGACGTTCAATCTGGGCGGGCGCTACGACCGGAACAACCTGGTCGACGACCAGACCGTCGAGGCGCGGCTGGGTGCTGCCGTCGATGTCGGCGGGAACGGCCGTTCCGTTCTCCGCTTCGGCGCCGGGCTGTATCACGATCGGTCGAACCTGATCGGCCATACGGGGGCTGACCGGCCACCGCTCCTCTTCAGTGTGCCGATCGATCCCGTGACTCTCGAAATGGACCCGACGAGTGCGGGCTCGCAACCTCGCGAGCTAGTCGTTGATCCGAACCTCCACCTGCCCGAGATCGTCAAGTGGAACGTGGGCTACGAGCGCCAGCTCGGTGAGCGCAACACGATCAGCATCCACGTCTTCGGCTCCGACAGCGATGGTCTCTTCTTTACGGACTTCCAGAACAGGCGGTCATTCGCACTCGACGGAGCGCGGCCCGATCCCACCAAGGGAGATGTCCTCCTATACACCAACACGGGCTACAGCGAGGTCCTCGATGTCGAGGTCGAGTTCAAGCGCCGCTTTGCCAACGGCTCCCTGGTGCACGTGAGCTACACCAATCAGGACGCCGTCGGCAGTTCGTTCTTCGAGTTGATCTCGGGTAACTCCGTTCTCAATGGGGCGTCGCTCGGGTCCGATCTGGGGGACCCGCCCGCGCAATTCAATGGGCCGCTCAACACCGAGGTGGAGCACAGCTACAAGCTCTCAGCAGTAGGGAACCTGCCCTGGGGCCTCCAACTGGCGGGATTCCTGGACTACCGGTCCGGCAATCCCTTCACCGCCTGGGACCAGTCGTACATGCGATCACCGGGGGGCTGGGTCACCTATCCGTCGACTTTCTTCGAGGGCTTCAACACCAGGACCGGGCCGGACGTCTTCTCGGCCGATGTGCGTTTGGCCAAGACGTTCACCGTCAGGGAACGGCACGACCTTCACGTCTTCATCGATGTCTTCAACGCCACCGACCGGACGAACGTGACCGAGATGAGGGGTCTGCGCACCTGGAACATCGGTCACCCCAACGGCCCCACTTCGAACGCCGTCTTTCCAGAGATCCGGAGGCGCGGACCGCAGCGTTCGGCCCAGTTCGGGATCAGGTGGTCGATGTAG
- a CDS encoding C-terminal binding protein, which yields MKVAMQRNPFNRRDLIEEQGFEVVEGVCRSEDDLADLLSDADGALIGVMPLTSRSVLERCPKLKVVSRLGVGVDSIDLDAATELGILATNVPGSNTTEVADHAMALMLALTRCVVDAAGTTRDGRWGHRESMIGLLTKTRRIAGHTVGIIGFGNIGRAFATRIRGFGPGRIIAADPYVDQVAADLYGVQIVPLEELLAEADYVTIHCSMTEETHHLINSDTLALMKPTALLVNAARGKIIDGAALAEALAEGRIEAAALDVTEKEPIDPDDPLLKLHNCIVTPHIAGFSPVFLGECPIRQAENVIRVLTGQMPHGIANPEAIKTIAVMRASDPGRWEGVPDFSTALAL from the coding sequence GTGAAAGTAGCGATGCAGCGGAACCCCTTCAACCGCCGGGATCTGATCGAGGAGCAGGGCTTCGAGGTCGTGGAGGGTGTCTGCCGGAGCGAGGACGACCTCGCCGACCTGCTGTCGGACGCCGACGGCGCCCTGATCGGCGTCATGCCGCTGACCTCGCGCTCCGTGCTCGAGCGCTGTCCGAAGCTCAAGGTGGTCAGCCGGCTGGGAGTCGGCGTCGACTCGATCGACCTCGACGCCGCCACCGAACTCGGCATCCTGGCGACCAACGTACCCGGGTCGAACACGACCGAGGTGGCCGACCACGCGATGGCGCTGATGCTCGCGCTGACGCGGTGCGTGGTCGACGCCGCCGGCACGACCCGCGACGGCCGCTGGGGCCATCGGGAATCGATGATCGGGCTCCTCACCAAAACCCGACGGATCGCCGGCCACACCGTCGGCATCATCGGCTTCGGCAACATCGGCCGCGCCTTCGCCACCCGGATTCGCGGCTTCGGCCCAGGTCGGATCATCGCCGCCGACCCCTACGTCGATCAGGTCGCGGCCGACCTCTACGGTGTCCAGATCGTGCCGCTCGAGGAGCTGCTCGCCGAGGCCGACTACGTGACGATCCACTGCTCGATGACGGAGGAGACGCACCACCTGATCAACAGCGACACGCTGGCGCTGATGAAGCCGACCGCGCTCCTGGTCAACGCGGCGCGCGGCAAGATCATCGACGGTGCGGCCCTGGCCGAAGCCCTCGCCGAAGGGCGGATCGAGGCCGCCGCGCTCGACGTCACCGAGAAGGAACCGATCGACCCTGACGACCCGCTGCTGAAGCTGCACAACTGCATCGTGACCCCGCACATCGCCGGCTTCTCGCCGGTGTTCCTGGGCGAATGCCCGATCCGCCAGGCCGAGAACGTGATCCGGGTGCTTACCGGACAGATGCCCCACGGCATCGCGAATCCGGAGGCGATCAAGACGATCGCGGTGATGCGGGCCAGCGACCCGGGGCGCTGGGAGGGAGTGCCGGACTTCTCGACCGCGCTAGCGTTGTAG
- a CDS encoding cyclase family protein: MTRRRTEIASLLSFLAGGVLLAACAAPPPEDVASPVGVEDVTNWRMIDLSHAYGGNTLYWPTDTKGFALETLAEGMTEAGYFYAAKEFATAEHGGTHLDAPVHFAEGGDDVASIPLDSLILPGIVVDVTESAAADPDYLVTAEDVLAWEDRHGPVPAGVAVLIRTGWAARWPDALAYLGDDTPGDASNLHFPGVGEDAARLLIEERAIGLLGIDTASIDYGQSTDFIVHQIGGAAGIPNLENVGDLSEVPETGFLLAALPMKIEGGTGAPVRIVALVPR, from the coding sequence ATGACCCGAAGAAGAACTGAGATCGCTTCCCTGCTCTCCTTTCTCGCAGGCGGAGTGTTGCTCGCCGCCTGCGCAGCCCCGCCGCCCGAGGACGTGGCAAGTCCAGTCGGCGTGGAAGACGTCACCAACTGGCGCATGATCGACCTGAGCCACGCCTACGGCGGCAACACGCTCTACTGGCCCACCGACACGAAGGGCTTCGCTCTCGAGACGCTCGCCGAGGGCATGACGGAGGCCGGCTACTTCTACGCCGCCAAGGAGTTCGCGACCGCCGAGCACGGCGGTACCCACCTCGACGCGCCCGTCCACTTCGCCGAAGGCGGCGACGACGTCGCGTCGATTCCGCTCGACAGCCTGATCCTGCCCGGCATCGTCGTCGACGTCACGGAATCGGCCGCGGCCGACCCGGACTACCTCGTGACCGCCGAAGACGTCCTCGCCTGGGAAGACCGGCACGGCCCGGTGCCGGCCGGCGTGGCCGTCCTCATCCGCACGGGCTGGGCGGCCCGCTGGCCCGACGCCCTCGCCTACCTCGGCGATGACACCCCCGGCGACGCCAGCAACCTCCACTTCCCCGGCGTCGGCGAGGACGCGGCACGCCTGCTCATCGAGGAGCGCGCCATCGGTCTTCTCGGCATCGACACGGCCAGCATCGACTACGGCCAGTCGACCGACTTCATCGTCCACCAGATCGGTGGCGCCGCCGGCATCCCCAACCTGGAGAACGTCGGGGACCTGTCGGAAGTACCCGAGACGGGCTTCCTGCTCGCGGCCCTGCCGATGAAGATCGAAGGCGGCACCGGCGCGCCGGTGCGGATCGTGGCGCTGGTTCCGCGGTAA
- a CDS encoding winged helix-turn-helix domain-containing protein, with the protein MIFYFGPFVLKPEQYGLEVAGQPRQLQPKVFELLAFLVANRDRVVSKEELLRNIWHGAYVSEAAISRAVSEVRKVLRAGGGSADWITTVYGRGFRFVGPVIEDLAAPDGASAVPDSPPEEERRISIAVLPFADRSPQRDQAHLCEGMAEEILHRLAHVVGLRVAARGVSFQYDALADPREVGRQIGADLVLEGTVRKEGDELRIGVEVTDARTGLQVWSEQWQRNSQQVFALQDQTATLIAETLELRLAPDAPRHEARRTASSQAYDLYLRGRSLYHQARKKTYYEARPLFAAAIELDPEYALAHAASAQCSASLYLFHEPSAENLRLADASSSRALELAPEVAEAHSARAMTLSTKGRMEEAEVHFRRALELDPLSFEANHNFARHRFSQGQMAEAVTFFFRAIEADPTAYAPCSICASALSTLGRKTEASRLQELAMARVQRRLLRYPDDQRAIYLGAVALARDGRTDEALEWAARAEALDPQDAVALYNLACVACVCGDAESGLRYLESAITHGYPHLSWIENDADLAALRADPRFEGVVAPLRGVVARAAG; encoded by the coding sequence GTGATCTTCTACTTCGGCCCCTTTGTGCTGAAGCCCGAGCAGTACGGCCTCGAGGTGGCCGGACAGCCGCGCCAGCTTCAGCCGAAGGTGTTCGAATTGCTGGCCTTCCTGGTCGCCAACAGGGACCGGGTGGTGTCCAAGGAAGAGCTGTTGCGAAACATCTGGCACGGCGCCTACGTGTCGGAAGCGGCGATCAGCCGCGCGGTCAGCGAGGTGCGCAAGGTACTCCGCGCCGGCGGCGGCAGCGCCGACTGGATCACCACCGTCTACGGCCGCGGTTTCCGCTTCGTCGGCCCGGTGATCGAGGACCTGGCCGCACCGGACGGCGCCTCGGCGGTCCCGGATTCGCCGCCGGAGGAAGAGCGGAGGATCTCGATCGCCGTCCTGCCGTTCGCCGACCGCAGCCCGCAGCGCGACCAGGCTCATCTCTGCGAGGGGATGGCCGAGGAGATCCTCCACCGTCTCGCGCACGTCGTCGGCCTCCGGGTCGCGGCCCGCGGCGTGTCCTTCCAGTACGACGCCTTGGCCGACCCCCGCGAGGTCGGGCGGCAGATCGGCGCCGACCTGGTGCTGGAGGGCACGGTCCGCAAGGAGGGCGATGAGCTCCGCATCGGCGTCGAAGTGACCGACGCACGGACCGGGCTCCAGGTCTGGTCGGAGCAGTGGCAGCGGAACTCGCAGCAGGTCTTCGCGTTGCAGGACCAGACCGCGACCCTCATCGCGGAGACCCTGGAACTGCGGCTGGCGCCGGACGCGCCGCGGCACGAGGCGCGGCGCACCGCATCGAGCCAGGCCTACGACCTCTACCTGCGGGGGCGCAGTCTCTACCACCAGGCGCGCAAGAAGACCTACTACGAGGCCCGGCCACTGTTCGCGGCAGCGATCGAACTCGATCCCGAGTACGCCCTCGCCCACGCGGCGTCCGCGCAATGCTCGGCATCCCTCTACCTGTTCCACGAACCGAGCGCGGAGAACCTCAGGCTGGCCGACGCGTCGAGTTCGCGCGCCCTGGAGCTGGCGCCGGAAGTCGCGGAGGCGCACTCGGCGAGGGCGATGACCCTCAGCACGAAGGGCAGGATGGAGGAGGCCGAAGTCCACTTCCGGCGCGCCCTGGAACTCGATCCGCTGAGCTTCGAGGCGAATCACAACTTCGCCCGTCACCGCTTTTCCCAGGGTCAGATGGCGGAGGCGGTCACGTTCTTCTTCCGGGCGATCGAGGCCGATCCGACGGCTTACGCCCCCTGCTCGATCTGCGCCTCGGCACTCTCGACGCTCGGCCGGAAGACCGAAGCGTCACGACTCCAGGAACTCGCCATGGCCAGGGTGCAAAGGCGCCTGCTGCGCTATCCCGACGACCAGCGCGCGATCTACCTGGGCGCGGTCGCTCTTGCCCGTGACGGTCGGACGGACGAGGCCCTCGAGTGGGCCGCGCGGGCGGAAGCGCTGGATCCGCAGGATGCCGTGGCGCTCTACAACCTGGCCTGCGTGGCCTGCGTGTGCGGCGATGCGGAAAGCGGCCTGCGGTACCTGGAATCGGCGATCACGCACGGCTATCCGCACCTGAGTTGGATCGAGAACGATGCCGACCTGGCGGCGCTGCGGGCGGATCCGCGGTTCGAGGGGGTGGTGGCGCCGTTGCGGGGGGTGGTGGCGCGGGCGGCCGGCTGA
- a CDS encoding thioredoxin domain-containing protein, whose translation MKRRFYLGVLLAGALAACTAGGDATGAADPGAQVVLLNSDNFEQEVYLADVPVLVDFTATWCVPCKVVDPIVESLAPEMAGRAKIGKLDIDESPDIYRGLRVNGVPHVLFFRNGEEQDRIAGVQSRETYVDYLEAMIAGESAFDASLSFLDNDAFRRHFVVSRPVEHLERALPERPDLLVEPFENGQTPLSLILISPSVRQNAQIDLALAHDPVISTADLAGLGRCDELEAALADDPEASSRPDPDGASPLWVALMRSHRLADRSCLRTLLDAGADPSGAQDRRFQLARPVILREDIELLREFLERGLDPESTDDEGYNMLHWASLYGMVDGARLLLERGMDPGAETLQGQTALDIVLDRRQRRMEALEEVESEEHRTQLAETLTKIDEMIELLEG comes from the coding sequence ATGAAACGCCGCTTCTACCTTGGTGTCCTGCTCGCAGGTGCCCTGGCGGCGTGCACCGCCGGCGGCGACGCGACCGGAGCCGCCGACCCCGGTGCTCAGGTCGTCCTGCTGAACAGCGACAACTTCGAGCAGGAGGTCTACCTGGCCGACGTGCCCGTTCTGGTGGACTTCACCGCCACCTGGTGCGTCCCGTGCAAGGTGGTCGACCCGATCGTCGAGAGTCTGGCGCCCGAGATGGCGGGACGGGCGAAGATCGGCAAGCTGGACATCGACGAGTCGCCCGACATCTACCGGGGGCTGCGGGTCAACGGTGTGCCGCACGTCCTCTTCTTCCGGAACGGCGAAGAGCAGGACCGGATCGCGGGCGTCCAGAGCCGGGAGACCTACGTCGACTACCTGGAGGCAATGATCGCAGGCGAATCGGCGTTCGACGCTTCGCTCTCATTCCTCGACAACGACGCGTTCCGTCGCCACTTCGTCGTCTCGCGGCCGGTGGAGCACCTGGAGAGGGCGCTCCCCGAACGGCCGGACCTGCTTGTCGAACCATTCGAGAACGGCCAGACGCCCCTGTCGCTGATCCTGATCTCGCCCAGCGTCCGGCAGAACGCCCAGATCGACCTCGCGCTGGCACACGATCCCGTGATCTCCACGGCCGACCTTGCCGGCCTCGGCCGCTGCGATGAACTGGAGGCCGCCCTTGCCGACGACCCCGAGGCGTCCAGCCGGCCGGACCCGGACGGCGCTTCACCGCTCTGGGTGGCTCTGATGCGCTCGCACCGGCTCGCAGACAGAAGCTGCCTCCGCACCCTCCTGGATGCTGGCGCCGACCCTTCCGGGGCACAGGACCGTCGCTTCCAGCTCGCCCGTCCGGTCATCCTGCGGGAGGACATCGAGCTGTTGCGGGAGTTCCTCGAGCGAGGCCTGGATCCCGAGTCCACGGACGACGAGGGCTACAACATGCTCCACTGGGCAAGCCTCTACGGCATGGTCGACGGCGCCCGCCTGCTGCTGGAGCGCGGGATGGACCCCGGCGCGGAGACCCTGCAGGGCCAGACCGCGCTCGACATCGTCCTTGACCGCCGCCAGCGAAGAATGGAAGCCCTTGAGGAGGTCGAGTCCGAGGAGCACCGAACCCAACTGGCCGAGACGCTCACGAAGATCGACGAGATGATCGAGCTGCTCGAAGGCTAG
- a CDS encoding cysteine dioxygenase family protein has protein sequence MSSGSSTGRLGPLLDYLGSLDGRADLEVLSGLLGDLAVTRADLGAACRFGANGYRRNRIAESDWYELVCMCWSSGQRTPIHDHRGSSCAFRVVEGVATETAFEPTASGLICPCARREHGAGRVCASEEDDCHQVANTQPAGEDLITLHIYSPPLRQFNVYSLDTPTASDQRRPGCCR, from the coding sequence GTGAGTTCAGGGTCGTCCACGGGCCGCCTCGGTCCGCTGCTGGACTACCTGGGGTCGCTCGACGGCCGCGCCGACCTGGAGGTCCTGAGCGGTCTGCTGGGCGACCTCGCGGTGACCCGGGCCGACCTCGGCGCCGCCTGCCGCTTCGGCGCGAACGGCTACCGACGGAACCGGATCGCCGAGTCGGACTGGTACGAACTGGTCTGCATGTGCTGGTCCAGCGGACAGCGGACCCCGATTCACGACCACCGGGGCTCGAGCTGCGCTTTCCGCGTCGTCGAAGGCGTGGCGACCGAGACCGCGTTCGAGCCGACGGCGTCCGGGCTCATTTGCCCCTGCGCGCGCCGCGAGCACGGGGCCGGCCGCGTCTGCGCCTCGGAGGAGGACGACTGCCACCAGGTCGCGAACACGCAGCCGGCAGGCGAGGACCTGATCACGCTCCACATCTACTCGCCGCCGCTGCGGCAGTTCAACGTGTACTCGCTGGACACGCCGACCGCTTCCGATCAGAGACGGCCCGGCTGCTGCCGGTAA